GCCGGCGATCGATCTGCTCGTCCGGATGCAGGCGACGCGCACCCATATCGCGCTGGTCATCGACGAATATGGCGGCACCGATGGCCTCGTCTCCATCGAGGACCTGATCGAAATCGTCGTCGGCAATATCGAGGACGAGCATGATCTCGAGGAAACGCCGATCGCGCCGGCCGGCGAGGGCAGCTTCACCGCCGATGCCCGCGCGACGCTCGACGAGCTCAAGCGGGCGACCGGGGTCGATCTCTCGCAGAACGAGGTCGCTGATGACATCGATACGCTTGGCGGGCTGATCGTGACCTTGGCAGGCCGCGTGCCGGCACAGGGCGAGATCGTCGAGGGGCCGGAGGGGCTGACCTTCGAGATCCTCGATTCCGACCAGCGCCGGGTGAAGCGCCTGACGATCCATCGGCGCAACCAGACGGCTCCTGAAGAAACGGCGATGGAGCCAGGCTGATGCATGTGGCGCGGCTTGCGGAGGCCGTCATTCTCGCTTGGGGATGGCGCAAGCGCCTCGTCGCGCTTCTCGCAGGCGCAAGCGGGGCGCTGGCCTTGCCGCCGCTCGATCTCTGGCCCCTGATCATCGTCCCGATGACGGTCGCGGTCTGGCTCGTCGACGGTGCGGTCGGCACCAGCGCATGGCGGCGTTTCCGGGCCGCCTTCGCCGCGGGCTGGTGGTGGGGGTTCGGCTTCTTCCTCGCGGGGCTGTGGTGGCTCGGCGCCGCCTTCCTCGTCGAGGCCGACAAGTTCGCCTGGGCGATGCCGCTCGGCGTCGTCGCGCTCCCCGCCTTCCTGGCGATCTTCCCGGCACTGGGCTTCGGCCTCGCCCGCCTGTTCTGGCCGGAAGGCGCCCGGCGTATCCTCGTGCTCGCCGCCGCGCTGGCGCTGACCGAGTGGTCCCGCGGGCATGTGCTCACCGGCTTCCCCTGGAACCTCTACGGCATGATGCTGGCGGGGGAGATTCATCTCGCCCAGTTCGCGTCGCTGACGGGACTCTACGGTTTCACCCTGCTCGCCGTTGCGATCGGCGCCGCGCCGGCAGTGATCGGCACGGCCGGGACGCCGGCCGGTCGCTGGACGGCTCCACTCATGGCGTTGGCAGCCCTCGGTGGCTTGTTCGCCTTCGGTCTGTGGCGCGTCCCGTCCAGCCCCTCGCCGGTCGTCGCCGGTGTGAAGCTCAGGCTGATGCAGCCGAACCTGCCGCAGGATGCCAAATTCAACGGCCACAACGGCGAGGCCATCCTCAACCAGTACCTGGCCCTGAGCGATCGCGCGACCAGCCCGACGACGCCGGGCCTGCAATCCGTCACGCATCTGATCTGGCCGGAATCCGCCTTTCCCTTCCTGCTCGGCCGCTCGCCGGGAGCGCTCTCGCGGATCGCCGCCGTGCTCCCACCCGACGTGACCCTGATCACTGGCGCGGCGAGGGCGGGCGAGATGCTGCCGGGAGAAAGCAGCCCACCGATCTACAACGCGATCCAGGTCGTCAATGACGAGGGCGTCATCGTCGCGAGCTACGACAAGGTCCATCTCGTGCCGTTCGGCGAATATCTGCCGCCCTTCCTGGATACGCTGATCCGCCGCGTCGGCCTTTCCGAATTCGTCTCCGTTCCCGGTGGGTTCGCGGCGGGTGCGAGCCGAGCGTCTCTCGCGGTCAAGGGATTGCCCATGGCAGCGCCGCTGATCTGCTACGAGGCGGTCTTTCCGGGCGAAGTCGCCTCGCGCGGTCCCCGCGCCGGCTTCTTCCTGAACCTCACCAATGATGGCTGGTTCGGCCAGACCAGCGGCCCCTACCAGCATTTCGCTCAGGCACGGATGCGCAGCATCGAGGAGGGGTTGCCGCTTGTCCGGGTCGCGAATACCGGCATCTCCGGCGTCGTCGACGCCTATGGCCGCGTCATCGCGAGCCTGCCTCTGGGCATGGAGGGCGTGTTGGATTCCCAGCTTCCACGTAGCGGGCCGATCACGCCCTATGCGCGGGCCGGGGATGCGATTTTCGCGGGCATGTTGCTTATTTTTATAGCATTTTCCCGCTTCAAAAACGCCTGATCATCCCATTTGGAACAAATTTTGCGAGAAAGAGTGGACCGTCCGCGGAGCCTATAATACACCACGAGTTCCATGCCGACCAGGATGGCGGCTCCTGGTCATGACAACTGACGCAAGAGCAGGCTAATCATGATCAAGAAAGTCCCCAACCCGATCGACAGGCATGTCGGCAGCCGCGTCCGTATGCGCCGAATGCTCGCCGGCATCAGCCAGGAAAAGCTCGGCGATGCGCTGGGCCTGACGTTCCAGCAGGTTCAGAAATACGAAAAGGGCTCCAACCGCATCAGCGCGAGCCGCCTGCAGCAGATCGCCAAAGAGCTCGACGTACCCGTTGCCTTCTTCTTCGACGGAGCTCCTTCGGGCGATGCGCCGTCCGGCGGTTTCGCCGATTCCGCCGCCACGGCCTATATTTCGGACTTCCTGACGACCAGTGAAGGCGTGCAGCTCACCAAGGCCTTCACCCGCATCAAAAGCGGCCGCGTCCGGCGCCGGATTATCGATCTCGTCGAGGCGCTGGCGGAGGAAGACGGCGAAAAAGCCTGATTCCACCTCGATTTTGTTCGTCTTGACGAACAATCCTTTCGATTAACGGATTTGTTGGCTTGACGGCGAACGCGTCCGCTGCGATGACGGCGTGTTCTTCAAGCTGGTGCGAAGCGCCGGCCTTTCGATGTGCCGCTTCAGGGGGTCCTGCGACCGTGTCACGCCAGAATTATCTTTTCACCAGCGAGTCCGTCTCCGAGGGACATCCCGACAAGGTCTGCGACCGCATCTCGGACGAGATCGTCGATCTGTTCTTCAAGGAGGCGGTCAAGGCCGGCTACGAGCCGTCCAAGGTCCGCGTCGCGGCCGAAACGCTGGCGACGACCAACCGCGTCGTCATCGCCGGCGAGGTCCGCACCCATCTCGACGAGAAGCAGATCAAGTCCAAGGTGAAGTCGGCCGCCCGCAAGGCGATCCGCAACATCGGCTATGAGCAGGACGGCTTCCACTGGAAGAAGTGCAAGATCGACGTGCTGCTGCATCCGCAGTCGGCCGATATCGCCCAGGGCGTCGACGAGACCGGCAACAAGGATGTCGGCGCCGGCGACCAGGGCATCATGTTCGGCTATGCCAGCCGCGAGACGCCCGAGCTGCTGCCCGCTCCGATCTACTACGCCCACAAGATCCTCGAGACGCTGACGCTCGCCCGCAAGAAGGGCGAAGGCGATGCCGCCAAGCTCGGCCCCGACGCCAAGAGCCAGGTCACGGTCAAGTACGAGAACGGCAAGCCGGTCGGCGTCACGCAGATCGTGCTCTCGACCCAGCATCTCGACGAGTCCCTGAGCTCGGCCGATGTCCGCAAGATCGTCGAGCCCTATATCCGCCAGGCCCTGCCGGAAGGCTGGATCTCCAAGGACACTGTCTGGCACATCAATCCGACCGGCAAGTTCGTGATCGGTGGTCCCGACGGCGACGCCGGCCTCACCGGCCGCAAGATCATCGTCGACACCTATGGAGGCGCGGCTCCGCATGGCGGCGGCGCCTTCTCCGGCAAGGACCCGACCAAGGTCGACCGCTCGGCCGCCTATGCGGCCCGCTACCTCGCCAAGAACATCGTTGCGGCCAAGCTCGCCGACCGCGCCACGATCCAGCTCTCCTACGCCATCGGCGTCGCCAAGCCCCTGTCGATCTATGTCGATCTGCACGGCACCGGCAAGGTCGAGGAATCGAAGCTTGAGGACGTGCTGGGCAAGCTCGTCGACCTCTCGCCGAACGGCATTCGCAACCATCTCGGCCTCAACAAGCCGATCTATGCGAAGACCTCGGCCTACGGCCATTTCGGCCGCAAGGCCGGCCGCGACGGCAGCTTCTCCTGGGAGAAGACCGACCTCGTCGACGCGCTCAAGAAGGCTGTCGCCTGAAACGACCTCGTCGGGTCATGAACAAGAAGGCCGGGGTCCACCCGGCCTTTTTCTTTTGACTTGCTGGATAAGGCCGTTGAAACACCGCGGTGATCCGGGGCTTGACCCGGAATTCATCGGAGGGCTCTGGAGCTCTATGATGGATTCCGGATCTCCGCTTCGCTGCGTCCGGAATGACGGCGCTTGATCGGACAATGCGGTACGAACACGGATCATGACCCACGACCCCGACCACGACGAAAGGGCCTTCTACGGCCGCCGCAAGGGCAAGGCGCTGCGCGACGGCCAGAGCCACCTGATCGAACATACCCTGCCGCGCCTGCGTTTGCCGGAAGGCGACATCGCCGATCTTAACGCGCTGTTTCCCGAGCCGGTGGAGGCCGTGCGCCTGGAGATCGGGTTCGGCGGCGGCGAGCATCTGCTGATGCGCATGCGCGAGAGCCCGCAGATCGGCTTCATCGGCGTCGAGCCGTTCATCAACGGCATGGCCAAGTTTCTCGCCGTCGCGGAGCGCGAGGGCCTGACCAATATCCGGGTCTGGGACGGCGATGCGGCCCTGTTGCTGCCGCGGCTTCCGGCCGGCAGCCTCGATGCCATCGACCTGCTTTATCCCGATCCATGGCCGAAGCGCCGCCAGCGCAAGCGCCGCTTCGTCTCCGAACGGACTCTGGCCCTGCTCGCCCGGGCTCTGAAGGCTGGCGGGCGCTTCCGTTTCGCCAGCGATATCGACGATTACGTCGGCTGGACGCTGTCGCGGCTGCTCGCCTCGCCCGATTTCGACTGGGCCGACGAGCGGCCGGGCGACTGGCGCACCCCCTATCCTGGCTGGATCCGGACTCGCTACGAGGCGAAGGCGGTGCGCGAAGGCCGTATCTCCAGCTACCTCACGGCTTGGCGTCGCGCATTCTGAGGAAGCCGAGCACGCGCTGGGCCGTGCTCTGTGCGAGATTGCGGAAGCTGTCGCGGGCGCGATCGACGGCGGCCTGCGATTTTCCGAAATCCTTGCGCAGCGAGATCAGCGCCGCCGTCGTCTCCCACGACCAGCCGAGGCCGCGCGCGACGATCAGGATCGCCTCGCGATCGGTGCCGAGAATGACCTGTTCGCTCGCCGGCAGGCTGAGCTGCGCCAACACGGCGACGGCGCAGGTGGCGTGCTCGGTCGCGGCCTGTTGCGCGAAGCTGCGAACCTTCTCCTCGTCGAGCAGGCCGGCT
Above is a genomic segment from Bosea sp. NBC_00550 containing:
- the lnt gene encoding apolipoprotein N-acyltransferase, with amino-acid sequence MHVARLAEAVILAWGWRKRLVALLAGASGALALPPLDLWPLIIVPMTVAVWLVDGAVGTSAWRRFRAAFAAGWWWGFGFFLAGLWWLGAAFLVEADKFAWAMPLGVVALPAFLAIFPALGFGLARLFWPEGARRILVLAAALALTEWSRGHVLTGFPWNLYGMMLAGEIHLAQFASLTGLYGFTLLAVAIGAAPAVIGTAGTPAGRWTAPLMALAALGGLFAFGLWRVPSSPSPVVAGVKLRLMQPNLPQDAKFNGHNGEAILNQYLALSDRATSPTTPGLQSVTHLIWPESAFPFLLGRSPGALSRIAAVLPPDVTLITGAARAGEMLPGESSPPIYNAIQVVNDEGVIVASYDKVHLVPFGEYLPPFLDTLIRRVGLSEFVSVPGGFAAGASRASLAVKGLPMAAPLICYEAVFPGEVASRGPRAGFFLNLTNDGWFGQTSGPYQHFAQARMRSIEEGLPLVRVANTGISGVVDAYGRVIASLPLGMEGVLDSQLPRSGPITPYARAGDAIFAGMLLIFIAFSRFKNA
- a CDS encoding helix-turn-helix domain-containing protein — its product is MKKVPNPIDRHVGSRVRMRRMLAGISQEKLGDALGLTFQQVQKYEKGSNRISASRLQQIAKELDVPVAFFFDGAPSGDAPSGGFADSAATAYISDFLTTSEGVQLTKAFTRIKSGRVRRRIIDLVEALAEEDGEKA
- the metK gene encoding methionine adenosyltransferase, translating into MSRQNYLFTSESVSEGHPDKVCDRISDEIVDLFFKEAVKAGYEPSKVRVAAETLATTNRVVIAGEVRTHLDEKQIKSKVKSAARKAIRNIGYEQDGFHWKKCKIDVLLHPQSADIAQGVDETGNKDVGAGDQGIMFGYASRETPELLPAPIYYAHKILETLTLARKKGEGDAAKLGPDAKSQVTVKYENGKPVGVTQIVLSTQHLDESLSSADVRKIVEPYIRQALPEGWISKDTVWHINPTGKFVIGGPDGDAGLTGRKIIVDTYGGAAPHGGGAFSGKDPTKVDRSAAYAARYLAKNIVAAKLADRATIQLSYAIGVAKPLSIYVDLHGTGKVEESKLEDVLGKLVDLSPNGIRNHLGLNKPIYAKTSAYGHFGRKAGRDGSFSWEKTDLVDALKKAVA
- the trmB gene encoding tRNA (guanine(46)-N(7))-methyltransferase TrmB translates to MTHDPDHDERAFYGRRKGKALRDGQSHLIEHTLPRLRLPEGDIADLNALFPEPVEAVRLEIGFGGGEHLLMRMRESPQIGFIGVEPFINGMAKFLAVAEREGLTNIRVWDGDAALLLPRLPAGSLDAIDLLYPDPWPKRRQRKRRFVSERTLALLARALKAGGRFRFASDIDDYVGWTLSRLLASPDFDWADERPGDWRTPYPGWIRTRYEAKAVREGRISSYLTAWRRAF